The Microbacterium forte sequence CGCAAGTTCAAGGAAGCGCTCGAGAAGAAGAACGCGCACCACCGGCAGGGCGAAGCCCACCTGGATGGCGACTCCGCCGTCCACGGCGCGCCCGCCCCGCAGACGCGGCGCGAGTTCCGACGCAAGAGCGGTTGACCACACGGATGCGGGAGCCGACCAGCGTCGACTCCCGCATCCCTCTCACCCGCTCGCCGCTCAGTTCCGCGCTGCTCGAGCCCGCGCTCGCTCCTCCTTCGCGGCCATCTCATCGAGCGCCGACTCCTTGAGACCCTGGATGTCGACGGCCTTGCTCTCATCTGCCATCCCGTGGTCGTCCACACCGTCGAGCGACGACTCTTCGAACGGCAGCGCGCCGCTCAGCACCCGCTGCACCCGCTCGCGATCGATCTCGCGGGTCCAGGTGCCGATGAGCAGGGTCGCGACCGCGTTGCCGGTGAAGTTGGTCAGAGCGCGCCCCTCCGACATGAACCGGTCGATGCCGACGATCACGCCGACGCCGTCGACGAGATCAGGGCGGTACGCCTGCAGACCGCCCGCGAGCGTGGCGAGTCCTGCCCCCGTGACACCGGCCGCTCCCTTGCTCGCGATGATCATGAACACCAGCAGCCCGATCTGCTCGCCGATGGTCATCGGCTGGCCCATACCGGTGGCGATGAAGAGCGAGGCCATGGTCAGGTAGATCGCGGTGCCGTCGAGGTTGAACGAGTATCCGGTGGGCACCGTGATCCCGACGACCGGCTTCGAGACGCCGATGTGCTCCATCTTCGCGATGAGACGCGGAAGAGCGGACTCCGACGACGAGGTGCCCACGATCAGCAGGTACTCGCGGGCGAGGTACTTCACCAGGTTGAAGATGTTCACCCGGGTCACCGCATAGAGCAGCGTCCCCAGAACGACCACGATGAACAGGATGCAGGTGATGTAGAACGCGACCATCAGCACCCCGAGGCTCCAGATGGCGGCGATGCCCGTCTTCCCGACGACCGCCGCGATCGCTCCGAACGCGCCGAGCGGCGCCAGCCACAGGATCATGCCGAGGATGCGGAACACCAGCTTCTGCAGGTTCTTGACCGCATCCATGATCGGGGCGCCCTTGTCGCCGAGCCCCTGGAGGGCGAAGCCGACCAGCAACGCGATGAAGAGCACCTGCAGCACGCTCTCACCGGTGAAGGCGGAGAAGAAGGTCGTCGGGATGATGCCGAGGATGAACTCCGTGGTGGTCTTCGCCTCGGTCTCGGTCGCGTCGTAGCTGGAGTTCGCCATGTCGAGGCCCGCACCCGGGTGGATGATGTTGCCGACCACGAGTCCGATCGCCAGCGCGAAGGTCGACATCACCATGAAGTAGAGCAGCGCGAGTCCGCCGATCTTGCCCACGGTCGCGGCCTTCGCGATCGAGCCGACGCCCACGACGATCGTGCAGAAGATGATCGGCGCGATCATCATCTTGATGAGCGATACGAAGCCCTTGCCGATCGGTTCGAGACTCTGACCGACCTCGGGCCAGATGAGGCCGACCGCCGCGCCGAGCACGACCGCGATGATCACCGAGACATACAGCCATGTGTGCCTGTCCCACGCCTGCTTGCCGCGCCGCCAGTGGAATCCGGGAAGCGAGAACCCTGTCGTGATGGCCATGTTTTCCTCCTTGATCATGAACGTCTTCGTCTCATGCCCTCTGGCGCCCTCGCCTTCGGTAAGCTCACCGTCGCGGACTTCACACGGCAGCGCCATTTGTGGTCGTATTGGTCATCACCGATATGCCGGCTCCGCGATCACCGACGATCGGAAGGACGCGATGAGACCCGCCCGCGACTCCAGGAGCATCGCTTCCCGGGTCTTCCTGGTGCTCCTCGCGTCCGCCGTCGTGGTCGGCGCACTGGTCGCCGTGTTCCTCGTCGTCGACGCGCAGCGCAGTGCACACGCGGAAGCGGAGCGTGTGACGGCGGCCACATCGGTGTCGCTCGCCTCGTCACCCCTCGTCATCGATGCACTCGCGACCCAGGAGCCGGACGCAGCGACCCGGATGCTCGAGCCCTACGCACTCGACGTGATCGCGAACGCCGATCTGGACTTCGTGACGATCATGACGCCCGACGGCCTCCGACTCACCCACCCTGATCTCGACCAGATAGGCGGTGACTACCTCGGCACCATCCCGGATTCGCCACGGACGCTCACCGAGGTCTTCACCGGCACGCTCGGCCCGTCGGTGAGGACCATCGTGCCGGTGCTCGCCGCCGACGACGAACTGGTCGGATGGGTGTCGTCGGGAGTGACGATCGAGTCGATCTCCGAGACCCTGATCCGGCGCCTGCCCCTCTCGATCGGCATTACGGCCGGGCTGGTCGCCCTGGGCGGCCTCGGCGCCTGGATCGCACGTCGATTCACCCGAGGCATCGCCGGCGATCTGCCACCGGGAAAGGTGCGCGACGCCGTCTCGTCGTACGAATCGCTGCGCACACTCGGAGACGCTCTGCGCGCCCAGACGCATGAGCACGGGAATCGGATGCACACCGCCGTCGCGCTTCTCGAGCTCGGACGCAGCGACGAGGCGATCGAGATCCTGACCGAGACCTCACGCCAGAGCCAGTCGCTCGTCGACCAGGTGACCGCACGGCAGGCGGGCGATCCTGCCGTGGGCGCGCTGCTGCTCGGCAAGGCATCGCAGGCCAGGGAGCGCGGGATCGACTGGCGGGTCCACATCGACCCGGACACCCCCGCGTCGCCCCTCTCGCCCGTCGACAGCGTCGCCGTGCTCGGAAACCTGATCGACAACGCCATGGATGCCGCAGCGGCGGGCACCGAGCGCTGGGTCGAGGTCGTGCTGCGGCCGTCCACGGAGGGAGGAATCGTCCTCGAGGTGTCGGACGGCGGTGACGGCATCCCCTCGGCGCTGCACGAGCGGGTCTTCACTCACGGGTACTCGACGAAGCCGACGGGAGCGCAAGGACGGGGCGTCGGGCTCGCCCTCGTGGAGGCGGTCGTCGTCGGGGCCGGCGGCTCCGTGGATCTCACCTCTCATCCGACCACTTTCACCGTCGTCCTCCCGTCGGCACGAGGACGGAGGACACCGTGATCCGGACCCTGATCGTCGACGACGACGCTCTGACCCTCGAACTCCATCGCTCCTATCTCGAGAGGATCGACGGCTTCGTCGTCGGCGGCGAGTGCACCGGAGCCCGTGCCGCGCTCGCGGCGGTGCTCGAACAGCCACCGGACGAGCCCTTCGACCTCGTGCTCCTCGACATCACGATGCCCGACGGCTCGGGCATCGACGTGCTCCGCGGACTCCGCGCCCGTGCGGCGGCGGTGGATGTGATCGCCATCACCGGTGTGCGCGACGCCGCGACCGTGCGACAGATGGCCGCCCTCGGGGTATACCAGTACCTCGTGAAGCCGTTCCCGTTCGCGGTGTTCCACGAGCGCCTCACTGCCTATCGAACGTATCGGGAGCAGGCGCGTTCGACGGCCGGCGAGGCGACCCAGGCCGAGATCGATGCGCTTCTCGGACGCACCACCGGGACCATCCCGATTCCCAAGGGCCTCTCAGCGGCCACGCTGCAGAAGGTGACCTCCGAGCTGCGTTCCTCGGGCGCCCCGGTGTCGGCGAGCGAGGCGGCCGCACGGCTCGGGATGTCGCGCGTGTCCGTGCGGCGATATCTGGAGCATCTCACGGATTCGGGCGTCATCTCGCGCAGCGCCCGCTACGGCGCGCGAGGCCGCCCCGAGACGGAGTACCGCTGGATCCGACGCACCGACGCGGACTGACGTCGATCCGGCGCTGTTGTCGAGCGCTCGCGCTGTCGGTCGTCAATCCGTCCGCGAGCACGGACCGCGGTCAGCGCGGAAGCCGCCCCTCGTGGATCAGCGACTCGGGATCCGCGGCAGCCCTGACGTCGCGGAGGCGATCGATCGACGCCGGATCACCGCACCGCTCGAGAGTCTCGCCCGGACCGAGGAAGGTCGGGACCGTCTGCGGTGCGGCGGCCCTCGCCAGCACGTCCCGGAAGCCGGCCATGCTCGCCTCACCGGGTTCGCTCGGCACCCCCGGGAAGACGGGTACGAGGGCGTGGAGGAGCCAGCCGGCCCCCTGAAGCGTCGCGAACCCGGCCCGTCGAGGTTCATTCAGGGCGCCACTGAGCATCCGGATGTCGATGCCCATGATCGGCCACTGCTCCGGCAGCCCGCGGAAGCGGAAGAGGTCGTCGATCGTCGCGTCGTCCAGCGACGAGAGCGCTGCCGACACGCCTTTGCCCGGCGTCGGCTCGGTGGGCTCCCCGCTCGACGCGGCGACGGTCTTCGGCGACGTGGCCCCTGACACCTCACGGCGAACAGTGCCGGCTGCCCGAACGCGCTTGATCAGGTCATCGGCGGCTCCGGCGGTGGACAGCGCCTGCACGGTGAGGAAGCTGCGTCCTCGGATCTCCTCGGGAAGCTGGGGAGCGTCGGGCATGCGCATCGAGCTCACGAACACGTTGAGTGACGCCGCGGCCTCTGCGGACAGGTCTCGGACAGCCCGCATCACCGACCCGGCGTCTGCGGCCTCGAATGTGAGCTCGGTGCCCCACAGCGCCGGGGTGGGAACCAGGTCGATCTCGAGTGCCGTCACGATTCCGACGATGCCGCCGGCCCCGCGAAGCGCCCACATCAGCTCGGGGTCGCTGTCGTCATCGACACGCTCGTGGGTCCCGTCGCTGCGCAGCACCCACGCGGCCCTGAGGTTGTCGGACCCCAGCCCTGCCGTGCGGCTGAACCAGGAATGGCCGCCGCCCAGGGTGTACCCCGCGACGGCGACGACGGGGCTCGTACCGGCCGGAGCCGCCCAGCCGGTGCCTTCGAGCGCCTCGACCACCGCCCCCCAACGGACGCCGCTGCCGACCCGGACCACGCCGGAACCCAGGTCGACCGACAGCTCGTCGAAGGCGGCCATGCGGACGACGACGGCGTCGGCCAGATCTCCGTCGGCCCCGTGACCGGTGGGCTGCACCGAGAGCGTCGCTCCCGCGTCGCGGGCGGCTTGGAGAAGCGTTCGCAGATCGTCGACATCGACCGGCACGGCAACACCCGCCGGATGCTGTTCGATCGCCAGATTCCAGGGACGGCGCGCGGCTTCGAAGGAGGCGTCGCCGGGAAGGATGAGATCGCCGCGCAGGGCATTCCGCGCGGATTCGAGCACAGAGCGAAGGGCCATGAGGTCACCGTACGACGCCCTACGGACATCGTCTACGGCCTCATGGCCCTGTGCGCGTTTCCCGGTCGAGCCGGGGATGGATCACTCTCCGGCGAGACCGCCGAGCATGTGACCGAAGGATCGGCCCTCTCCGAGATACGTCGCAGGGTCGTAGGGATCGGCCGTCGCAGCCACCTCGCGCTTCGCGATCGCCTCGGCCAGCTCGCGCGCGCCCTTCTCGACGCGCTTCGCGAGAGGAGCGACCTCGTCACCAGTCCCGCCCCAGTCGCTGGATGCAGCGAAGACGCCGGTCGAGACCGCGTCGGCATGCAGGTATGCGAAGAGCGGTCGGATCGCGTAGTCGATCGCGAGCGAGTGCCGAGCCGTGCCGGCGTTCGCTCCGATCAGCACCGGCTTGCCCGTGAGCGCATCAGGGTCGAGCACGTCGATGAACGACTTGAACAGACCGTTGTAGCTCGTCGAGAAGATCGGCGTGACGGCGATGAGCGCGTCCGCCGAGACCACGGTGTTGATCGCGGTCTCGAGTGCGGGCGGCGCGAATCCGGTGAGGAGGTTGTTCGTGATGTCGTGCGCGTAATCCCGCAGCTCGATCACGTCGACGCTCGCCTGGATGTCGTGACCGGCGAGGGACTTCACGGTCTCCGCCGCCAGACGATCCGCGAGCATCCGCGTGGAGGACGGATTCGAGAGCCCGGCGGATACGACTGCGATGCGACGAGTGCTCATCTCAGGCCCCCTTCCGGCTGAGTCCGAACGCTGCCCCCGCAGGAGCGGGAGAGTCCTGATAGGGCGAGTCACCCGTCAGGTTGTCGCCGCGGTTGGCGCCGGGCCGTGCCTGACGCGTCGGACCGTCGCCGAACTCCGCCTTCACCCGTGCCGCGTGCGTGGGAGCATCCGGCACGCCGGCCGGGCGGTCCTTCGCCATCTCCTTGCGGAGCACGGGCACGACCTCGGAGCCGAGGATGTCGAGCTGCTCGAGCACCGTCTTCAGCGGAAGGCCCGCGTGGTCGATGAGGAACAGCTGGCGCTGGTAGTCGCCGTAGTGCTCGCGCATCGCGGCATAGCGGTCGATGACCTGCTGAGGCGAACCCACCGTCAGCGGAGTCATCTCGGTGAAGTCCTCCATGCTCGGTCCGTGACCGTACACGGGGGCGTTGTCGAAGTACGGGCGGAACTGGTTCACCGCGTCCTGCGACTTCGCCGCCATGAAGACCTGGCCGCCGAGGCCGACGATCGCCTGCTCAGGCGTGCCGTGGCCGTAGTGCGCGTAGCGCTGACGGTACAGCTCGATCAGACGCTGGTAGTGCTCCTTGGGCCAGAAGATGTTGTTCGCGAAGAAGCCATCTCCGTAATACGCGGCCTGCTCCGCGATCTCGGGTGTGCGGATCGATCCGTGCCACACGAACGGTGCGACTCCGTCGAGGGGGCGCGGCGTCGAGGTGAAGCCCTGCAGCGGGGTGCGGAACTTGCCCTCCCAGTTCACGACGTCCTCACGCCACAGCTTGTGCAGCAGGGCGTAGTTCTCGATCGCGAGCGGGAGACCCTGCCTGATGTCCTGGCCGAACCAGGGGTAGACCGGTCCGGTGTTGCCGCGGCCGAGCATGAGATCCATGCGGCCGTCGGAGACGTGCTGCAGCATCGCGTACTCCTCGGCGATGCGCACAGGGTCGTTGGTCGTGATGAGCGTGGTCGACGTCGAGACGATCAGACGCTCCGTCTGCGCCGCGAGTGCGGCGAGGAAGGTCGTGGGACTCGACGACCAGAAGGGCGGGTTGTGGTGCTCGCCGATCGCGAAGACGTCGAGACCGACCTCTTCGCTGTGCTTGGCGATCGCCAGGGTCGCCTTGATCCGCTCCTGCTCACTCGGCGTCTCGCCGGTGGTCGGGTCGCGCGTGATGTCGCTGACCGACATGATGCCGAACTGCACCGGGACGCCTGCCTGCTCGCTCATGATTGCTCCGTCTTCTCCGAATCGGGTGCCCTGCATCCGGTTCTATTCATTTGAATGTATCTGAGTCAACGCGATGCGGACAACTTTATTCCCCGAGTAGCCTCAGAGGATGCACAGCGACGGAGCCGCCACGACGAACCCCGCCACCGGATCCGTCCAGAAGCCTCGCAAGCGCGTCCCGTTCTGGGACAACGCCCGATACGCCTGCATCGTCCTGGTCGTCCTCGGTCACGCCATCCAGCGTCTCACGTACGATTCGGACATCGCGCTGGCGGCGTATCTCGCGCTCTACGCCTTCCACATGCCCGCGTTCGCGATCATCTCCGGCTACTTCTCGAAGTCCGGGTCGCCGACGCGAGTCCAGATGGCGCGCGTGATCACCGACATCCTGCTCCCCTATGTCATCTTCGAACTCCTGTGGACTCTGACGAAGTGGCTGGTCGAGGGTCAGGCCGACCCGAACCTCACAAAGCCCTCGTGGACGCTGTGGTTCCTGCTCGCACTCGGCATCTTCCGCCTCGTACTCCCTTACCTCGCGCTGCTGCGCTGGCCGCTGCTGTGGACGGTGATCATCTCAGTCGGCGTCGGCTACCTCCCCAACGTCGACAGCACGTTCTCGCTGTCGCGCACACTCGGCCTGCTGCCCTTCTTCGCTTTCGGATGGTGGCTGCGCGAGCGCGAAGTGGTCGCACGCCTCCGTCTGCTCGAGGCGCGTCCCTGGTGGACCCGCGTCGCCAGTGTCGCCCTGCTCGGCGCGGCCGGCTTCGCCGCCTGGCATTGGATAGACCTCTGGAAAGAGATCGACCTGCGCCACTGGCTGTTCTACGAGGATGCGTACGCGGACCTCGGCGGAGAGCAGTGGTGGGCCGGCGGCGTGCGCATCGCGCTGATGCTGCTGGCGGTGCTCCTGAGCGCCGCGTTCTTCGCTCTGATCCCCCGACGCACATACTGGTGGACGAGATTCGGCCAGTACACGATGTACGTGTTCCTGCTGCACTCGTTCGTGCTCTACCCGTTCCGCGAGTCCGGCGTGCTGCGCGATCTCGATCCGACGTGGCTGTGGCTGCCGCTCGTGACCCTGTTGTCTGTGGTCCTTGCCCTCGCTCTCGCGACGAAGCCGGTGCGCTGGCTCTTCCGTCCTCTGGTCGAGCCCCGCCCGCAGTGGCTCTTCCGCGATCCTGAGCTCGCTCGACGCGAAGGCCACCGCAGCGACCCGACCGGGTCTCGTCGGCCGCGCCAGGGGGCAGCGGCTAGCCTGAAGGAGTGACCAGAGCCGAGACGATCCGCGACCGCCTGGCCGACCACGCGGATGCCTCGGGATTCGGAGCCCACGGGCTTCACGTTCTGGTGGGAGCCGACGTCGCAGAGCACCGGTGGACCGCTGACGTCCGCGAGGAGATCCACTCGGTGGCGAAGGGCGTATGCGTCCTCGCGGCCGGAATCGCCGCCGACGAGGGTCTCGTGTCGCTCGACGCTCCGATCGCCGAGTACGTCCCGGATCTCCCGCTCGGAGACGGCGTCGATCGGATCACCCTCCGACGCCTGCTCTCGATGTCGAGCGGAATCGACCTCCCCTGGTCGGAGACCATGATGACCGACTGGCCCGACCTCGCGCGCGAGTTCCTCTCGCGCCCGTCGCGTGGTCACGTCTTCCAGTACTCGAACGCGAGCACCTACACGGCCATGGCCGTGCTCGCGACACGAGTCGGCGACATCGTCGACTACCTGCGACCGCGGCTGCTCGCGCCTCTCGGCATCGACGACCTCGAGTGGGAGCGGTGCCCGCGCGGCCGAATCGTCGGCGGCAGCGGCATCGCCCTGCGCACCGAGGAGACGGCACGCCTGGGCCGACTGATCCGAGATCGCGGCGAATGGGAGGGGCGGCGTCTCGTCTCCGCCGCCGTCATCGACGCGATGCACGCCGATTGGGTGACGGCGGGCCAGAACCCCGGCTACGAGCGCTACGCGCTGTCGGGATGGGACGGCCCGGGCGCGGCCTGGCGCCTGCACGGCGCCTACGGGCAGCTGCTGATCTTCTCCGGCGATGCCGTCGTGACCATCACCGCTGACGACCACTTCGGCGCAGACGCCATGTCGGCGTTCGTGGCTGAGACGCTCAGCGCCTGACCGCGTTCCGCGTCCGTCAGGCGAAGAGCCCGGCGCCGACGTACGATCCGGGCTTCGCCCCGGCCGGGATCGCCCAGATGCCCGAGCCGACGTGCCTGATGTACTCGTTCATGCGGTCGGTCGACAGCCGTCGCTGCAGAGAGATGAACTGCGACGGATCGCGCTGGTACGACAGGAAGAAGAGTCCCGCGTCGAGGCGGCCGAGATCATTGTTGCCGTTGACGTAGTTGAACCCGCGGCGAAGGATGCGGATGCCGTCGTTCTGATCCGGATGCGCGAGCCGCACGTGCGCGTTCCGGTCTATCGCAGACGAGCCGAAGTCCGGTGCGGTGAACTCGTCGCCGCCCGACAGCGGCGCCCCCTCCCCCTTGTCACGACCCACGATCGTGTTCTGCTCCGAGAGCCGCACCCGATCCCAGGTCTCGATCAGCATCGCGATCTTCCGCGCGACGAGATACGAGCCTCCCGTCATCCATGCGGGCTCATCCGATTCGCCGACCCACACGTTCGCGTCGAGCGCGGCGGCGTCATCGGCGAGGATGTTGGCCGTGCCGTCCTTGAATCCGAACAGGTTGCGCGGGGTCGCCTGGGCGGAGGTGGTGCGGGAGGTCTTGCCGAAACCGAGCTGCGACCAGCGCAGCCGAGCACGACCGAAGGCGATGCGACTGAGGTTGCGGATTGCGTGCACCGCGACCTGCGGGTCATCTGCGCAGGCCTGGATGCAGAGATCGCCGTGCGAGGCCTGCGGGTCGAGGTCGTCGCCCAGGAAAGCGGGCAGCCTCTCGAGCTTCTGCGGGCGGCGTGCGGCGATTCCGAAGCGGTCGCCGTCCTCGTTCTCGAACAGGCTGGGCCCGAATCCGAATGTGATCGTGAGACCGGCGGCAGGGAGGCCGAGAGCTTCACCGGTGTCATCGGGCGGCACCTCGGCGTCGCCTCCGACCGCGCCCGTGGCGCTCACCTCGAGACCCTTGGTCATTCGCGACGCCGCATACGTCCAGTCCTGCAGCAACGTGATCAGGTCGTCACGATCGGTCCGCGGCATCATGTCGAACGACGCGAAGTGCAGATGCTCCTGCACCGGAGTCGTGATCCCCGCCTGGTGCGCGCCGAAGAACTCGTAGGCGATCTGCGCATCCGCCTCGGCTCTGGCGCGGCCGAGGGCCACGCCGCCGGCCAGTCCGCCGCCCACCCCCACCGCGAGGGAGGCGACTCCCCCGCCGATCGCGAGGCCGAGGAGCCCGCGTCGGCTGAGGCCTGCTGATGGGGATGCCGTGGCTGCCGACTCCGGCGCGGAGTCGACAGTCGCAGCATCGTTCGAGCGTTCGTTCACGGGCGGGATCGTCCCCTTCGAATCAGTCGAGGACTGTGCCGGTGAGCTGCGACAGCGGCTCGGCGAGAGCGTTGATGAGGTCGGTGAACTCGCGCTTGTCGGCGTCGGTCAGCTCCGCGTAACCGACGAAGCCCGCCTCGAGCGAACCGTGGGCTGCCAGCGACTCGTCGAGAGCCGCGTATCCGTCCTGGATCTCGGTGACGAGCGCGGCGCCGTCATCGCCCTGCGCGGTGGCGAAGTCCTGCACGAGGGAGAAGGCCATCTTGGAGCCCTCGACGTTGGCCGCGAAGTCGTAGAGGTCGGTTCCCGACCACCAGTCCTCTTCTCCGGAGATCTTGCCGGTCGCGACCTCGTCGAGCAGCGCGATCGCACCGTTCGAGATCCCGCCGATCCCCTGGTCGTCCAGAGCGGTCGTGAAGTCGTCGGAGTGCACGTAGTCGTAGAGCTCCTGAACGTCTGCGAGCAGCTGGTCACCGTAACCGGCGCGCTCCTCGGTCGTCGAGGGCGCCCAGTCCTGCCAGGCCGGTGTCTCGCCGTCGGCGTTGAGGGCGTCCTGCGCCGGCACCCAGAGGTCCTTCTCGATGCGGTGGAAGCCGGTCCAGTCGAGACCCTCGGCCACAGCGTCGACCTCTCGGTAGTCGATGCGAGGATCGAGGGTGCCGAGAGCCTCGGCGACGGGCTCGATGCGCTCGTAGAAGGCCCGAGTCTGCGGGAAGAGCGCGCGAGCGGTCTCGTCGTCGCCCGACTCGTAGGCGGCGACGAACTCGTCGACGGACGGCACGAGCTGTCCGACCTGGTCCTTCACGAACGCCGCGTAGAGGTCGACGGCCTGCTGCTTCTGGTCGGCATCCTCACCCTCGACCGCGACGCGGTCTCCGGTCACCGTGAACTCCGACTTGCCGACGCCCTCGCCGATCATCCCCGGCTTGCACAGGGTGAAGTACTTGCCCGGCTGCGCCACCACGGTGAGTGTGCGGGAGGCGGATGGCGCGATGTTCTCGACCTCGCCCACGATGCGCAGTCCGTCGTCGGCGAGCAGGTAGAACTCCGAGGTCTGGCCGCTGTCGTTCGTCACGTCGAACGTGAGGGTGCCGCTCTCGGCAGTCGTCGCAGAGACCGCGCACTCGGAGTCGGTCGACGAGACGTCGAACGCGGCGCCTGCTGCGACATCGCTCTTGGCGACGCAGCCGCTGAGAACGAGTGCTGCCGCGCCGGCTGCGGCGACAGCACCGAGGATTCGGCGAGAGGTGGTCATGCTGCTCCTTGCTGGGTGAGAGTGGGAGTCGAGACGTCGCGGTCTGCGGACGTGGACGAGCGAGGCGTGGTCGGCCGACGGGAACGCAGCCCGCGGACGAAGAAGAATCCGACGACGACGAG is a genomic window containing:
- a CDS encoding acyltransferase family protein, which encodes MHSDGAATTNPATGSVQKPRKRVPFWDNARYACIVLVVLGHAIQRLTYDSDIALAAYLALYAFHMPAFAIISGYFSKSGSPTRVQMARVITDILLPYVIFELLWTLTKWLVEGQADPNLTKPSWTLWFLLALGIFRLVLPYLALLRWPLLWTVIISVGVGYLPNVDSTFSLSRTLGLLPFFAFGWWLREREVVARLRLLEARPWWTRVASVALLGAAGFAAWHWIDLWKEIDLRHWLFYEDAYADLGGEQWWAGGVRIALMLLAVLLSAAFFALIPRRTYWWTRFGQYTMYVFLLHSFVLYPFRESGVLRDLDPTWLWLPLVTLLSVVLALALATKPVRWLFRPLVEPRPQWLFRDPELARREGHRSDPTGSRRPRQGAAASLKE
- a CDS encoding LLM class flavin-dependent oxidoreductase yields the protein MSEQAGVPVQFGIMSVSDITRDPTTGETPSEQERIKATLAIAKHSEEVGLDVFAIGEHHNPPFWSSSPTTFLAALAAQTERLIVSTSTTLITTNDPVRIAEEYAMLQHVSDGRMDLMLGRGNTGPVYPWFGQDIRQGLPLAIENYALLHKLWREDVVNWEGKFRTPLQGFTSTPRPLDGVAPFVWHGSIRTPEIAEQAAYYGDGFFANNIFWPKEHYQRLIELYRQRYAHYGHGTPEQAIVGLGGQVFMAAKSQDAVNQFRPYFDNAPVYGHGPSMEDFTEMTPLTVGSPQQVIDRYAAMREHYGDYQRQLFLIDHAGLPLKTVLEQLDILGSEVVPVLRKEMAKDRPAGVPDAPTHAARVKAEFGDGPTRQARPGANRGDNLTGDSPYQDSPAPAGAAFGLSRKGA
- a CDS encoding serine hydrolase domain-containing protein; protein product: MTRAETIRDRLADHADASGFGAHGLHVLVGADVAEHRWTADVREEIHSVAKGVCVLAAGIAADEGLVSLDAPIAEYVPDLPLGDGVDRITLRRLLSMSSGIDLPWSETMMTDWPDLAREFLSRPSRGHVFQYSNASTYTAMAVLATRVGDIVDYLRPRLLAPLGIDDLEWERCPRGRIVGGSGIALRTEETARLGRLIRDRGEWEGRRLVSAAVIDAMHADWVTAGQNPGYERYALSGWDGPGAAWRLHGAYGQLLIFSGDAVVTITADDHFGADAMSAFVAETLSA
- a CDS encoding cation:dicarboxylate symporter family transporter yields the protein MAITTGFSLPGFHWRRGKQAWDRHTWLYVSVIIAVVLGAAVGLIWPEVGQSLEPIGKGFVSLIKMMIAPIIFCTIVVGVGSIAKAATVGKIGGLALLYFMVMSTFALAIGLVVGNIIHPGAGLDMANSSYDATETEAKTTTEFILGIIPTTFFSAFTGESVLQVLFIALLVGFALQGLGDKGAPIMDAVKNLQKLVFRILGMILWLAPLGAFGAIAAVVGKTGIAAIWSLGVLMVAFYITCILFIVVVLGTLLYAVTRVNIFNLVKYLAREYLLIVGTSSSESALPRLIAKMEHIGVSKPVVGITVPTGYSFNLDGTAIYLTMASLFIATGMGQPMTIGEQIGLLVFMIIASKGAAGVTGAGLATLAGGLQAYRPDLVDGVGVIVGIDRFMSEGRALTNFTGNAVATLLIGTWTREIDRERVQRVLSGALPFEESSLDGVDDHGMADESKAVDIQGLKESALDEMAAKEERARARAARN
- a CDS encoding FAD-binding oxidoreductase — encoded protein: MALRSVLESARNALRGDLILPGDASFEAARRPWNLAIEQHPAGVAVPVDVDDLRTLLQAARDAGATLSVQPTGHGADGDLADAVVVRMAAFDELSVDLGSGVVRVGSGVRWGAVVEALEGTGWAAPAGTSPVVAVAGYTLGGGHSWFSRTAGLGSDNLRAAWVLRSDGTHERVDDDSDPELMWALRGAGGIVGIVTALEIDLVPTPALWGTELTFEAADAGSVMRAVRDLSAEAAASLNVFVSSMRMPDAPQLPEEIRGRSFLTVQALSTAGAADDLIKRVRAAGTVRREVSGATSPKTVAASSGEPTEPTPGKGVSAALSSLDDATIDDLFRFRGLPEQWPIMGIDIRMLSGALNEPRRAGFATLQGAGWLLHALVPVFPGVPSEPGEASMAGFRDVLARAAAPQTVPTFLGPGETLERCGDPASIDRLRDVRAAADPESLIHEGRLPR
- a CDS encoding FMN reductase is translated as MSTRRIAVVSAGLSNPSSTRMLADRLAAETVKSLAGHDIQASVDVIELRDYAHDITNNLLTGFAPPALETAINTVVSADALIAVTPIFSTSYNGLFKSFIDVLDPDALTGKPVLIGANAGTARHSLAIDYAIRPLFAYLHADAVSTGVFAASSDWGGTGDEVAPLAKRVEKGARELAEAIAKREVAATADPYDPATYLGEGRSFGHMLGGLAGE
- the efeB gene encoding iron uptake transporter deferrochelatase/peroxidase subunit, which encodes MNERSNDAATVDSAPESAATASPSAGLSRRGLLGLAIGGGVASLAVGVGGGLAGGVALGRARAEADAQIAYEFFGAHQAGITTPVQEHLHFASFDMMPRTDRDDLITLLQDWTYAASRMTKGLEVSATGAVGGDAEVPPDDTGEALGLPAAGLTITFGFGPSLFENEDGDRFGIAARRPQKLERLPAFLGDDLDPQASHGDLCIQACADDPQVAVHAIRNLSRIAFGRARLRWSQLGFGKTSRTTSAQATPRNLFGFKDGTANILADDAAALDANVWVGESDEPAWMTGGSYLVARKIAMLIETWDRVRLSEQNTIVGRDKGEGAPLSGGDEFTAPDFGSSAIDRNAHVRLAHPDQNDGIRILRRGFNYVNGNNDLGRLDAGLFFLSYQRDPSQFISLQRRLSTDRMNEYIRHVGSGIWAIPAGAKPGSYVGAGLFA
- a CDS encoding sensor histidine kinase, with protein sequence MRPARDSRSIASRVFLVLLASAVVVGALVAVFLVVDAQRSAHAEAERVTAATSVSLASSPLVIDALATQEPDAATRMLEPYALDVIANADLDFVTIMTPDGLRLTHPDLDQIGGDYLGTIPDSPRTLTEVFTGTLGPSVRTIVPVLAADDELVGWVSSGVTIESISETLIRRLPLSIGITAGLVALGGLGAWIARRFTRGIAGDLPPGKVRDAVSSYESLRTLGDALRAQTHEHGNRMHTAVALLELGRSDEAIEILTETSRQSQSLVDQVTARQAGDPAVGALLLGKASQARERGIDWRVHIDPDTPASPLSPVDSVAVLGNLIDNAMDAAAAGTERWVEVVLRPSTEGGIVLEVSDGGDGIPSALHERVFTHGYSTKPTGAQGRGVGLALVEAVVVGAGGSVDLTSHPTTFTVVLPSARGRRTP
- a CDS encoding DUF5302 domain-containing protein translates to MSTEEGASSSEEMKRKFKEALEKKNAHHRQGEAHLDGDSAVHGAPAPQTRREFRRKSG
- a CDS encoding response regulator; translated protein: MIRTLIVDDDALTLELHRSYLERIDGFVVGGECTGARAALAAVLEQPPDEPFDLVLLDITMPDGSGIDVLRGLRARAAAVDVIAITGVRDAATVRQMAALGVYQYLVKPFPFAVFHERLTAYRTYREQARSTAGEATQAEIDALLGRTTGTIPIPKGLSAATLQKVTSELRSSGAPVSASEAAARLGMSRVSVRRYLEHLTDSGVISRSARYGARGRPETEYRWIRRTDAD